In Prochlorococcus marinus CUG1415, the sequence CTAATTAATTGTGCCCGCACAACTTTCCCAATGGAAAAAGATGCAATGAGATGGGCCAATTACATCGGAAATAGACTCTTCGCAATATTTTTATCAATTCTCATTAATAAGCCAGTTTCAGATTCACTTTGTGGAACAAAAGTTTTTTCAAGAAAATTCTTTAGACTTATGAAGCAAAATGGGAGTTGGGATTCCAAGTCTGACCCATTTGGAGACTTCACAATAATATTCGAAGCAGCAAATAATAATATTAAAATACTTAATTATCCTGTTAGATATTACGCTAGACAATCTGGAGCACCAAATATATCTAGATGGATTGATGGATTAAAACTTCTGAAAGTCTGCTGGATTTATATGATTTCTGATATTTAAATTTATATAAATTTTCAGTAGTATTTTCTAAAGATTTTTAATTTCGCCAAATTAGTAATAAAGTAGTTAGATTCTTAATGAAAATAAATTCATTAGAATTTCATGGCATGGATTTTAATTTCGGTTTCAAAAAGTTAAATAAAAAAAATTTCCGCAGAAAGCAGTATGGCAAAATTCTTACTGTAAGACTTCCATGTAATCCAATATTTCCAATAGGTCCTATTTATTTGGCTGACCATATTCATAAATGTTTCCCCAATATTGAACAGCAATTTCTTGATCTAGCAATAATTCCATCTAATAAAGTTTCCAAACTCTTAACTAGAAAAATTGATCAATTTAGACCTCATCTAATTATTTTTTCATGGAGAGATATACAAATTTATGCACCTGTAGATGGTAGAAGTGGAAATCCCCTACAAAACTCTTTTGAGGTTTTTTATTCAAAAAATATCCTCAAAAAAATTAGAGGTTCTTGGGGAGGATTAAAATTAATTGCATCCCATTATGGAGAGATATACAGAAATACTTCTTTAGTTAAGAATGGACTTAAAAGAGCACAAAAATACAACAAAGATGTAAAAGTAATTTTAGGAGGTGGAGCTGTTAGTGTTTTCTATGAACAATTAGGCAATCTACTTCCAAAAGGAACCGTTATTTCTGTTGGAGAAGGAGAAAATCTCATAGAGAAAATTATTAAGAATGATTCAATAGAGGAAGAAAGATGTTATCTTGCTGGACAGAAACCTCGTAACAAATTAATCCATGAACAACCATCGGAAACAATAAAAACTGCTTGCAACTATAAATACATCGAATCCATATGGCCAGAATTCAATTGGTATATAGAAGGTGGAGATTATTATGTAGGGGTACAAACAAAAAGAGGTTGTCCTCATAATTGTTGTTTCTGTGTTTATACAGTTGTAGAGGGCAAACAGGTTCGTGTTAATAATGTCGATGAAGTAATCAAAGAAATGAAGCAATTATATGATCTTGGAGTTAGGGGATTTTGGTTCACAGATGCGCAGTTTATTCCAACCAAAAAACACATTAAAGATGCAAAAATACTATTGCAAGCTATTAAAAATCAAGGTTGGAACGATATCAATTGGGCTGCATATATCAGAGCGGATAATATTGATGCTGATCTTGCTCAGCTTATGGTCGATACAGGTATGAGTTATTTTGAAATAGGCATCACTTCAGGATCTCAAGAACTTGTTAGAAAAATGAGATTAGCATATGACCTCGAAACTGTATTAAAGAATTGCAGAATGCTAGTCAAATCAGGTTTCAAGAATCATGTGTCAGTTAATTATTCTTTTAATGTTTTTGATGAAACGCCAAGCACGATAAGACAAACTATTGCTTACCATAGAGAATTAGAAAATATTTTTGGGAAAGGCTTAGTTGACCCAGCTATATTCTTTATAGGATTACAACCTCATACTCTTCTTGAGAAGTACGCCTTAGATAATAAAATTTTGAAGCCGAATTATAATCCAATGAGCATGATGCCTTGGACAGCAAGAAAACTTTTATGGAACCCAGGATCTTTAGGGGAAAAACTTGGTCAAGTTTGCTTAGAAGCCTTTGATAACAAAGAAGATGAATTTGGTAAAACAGTTATTAACATTCTGGAGCGAGAATATGGTAAGTCCTCCTTAAAAGAATCCTTAAAAGTTCGTCCTTTATCGGAAAGAAAATTAGCACATTCAAAATAATAACTTCACCCTTATTAGTCTTCTTTCTCAATTGAACTAGAAATTCCTTTAGATTTTAAGGATTCCGAATAGAATTCTGCTGGCTCTAAATCACAAACAATTACCAAACCGATACCTGTATTGTGAGCCTCTAGCATTATGGAAATAGCATCTTGCTCACTTAATTGAGGAACAACTTCTCTTAGTGAAATAGTCACATACTCCATAGAATTAACTGGATCATTATGAAGTAAAACCTTATATTTGGGAGATTTATTTTTTAATTCAGCAGGTTTCTTTTCAATCACTGCAGAGTTATTACTTAAACTTTGTTCTAACTTTATAGATAGCATTAAATTTTTTTGATTCTAAAGATTACTAAATTATTATATATTAATTATTCTTTCCATCGCAGCCATGACATTTGATCGTGAGTTAAATGCTGACAAACGAAAATAACCCTCTCCTGATAATCCGAATCCGCTACCAGGTGTACCAACGACACTAACTTTTTGAAGAAGAAAATCAAAAAAGTCCCAAGATGTCATTTGATCAGGAACCTTGATCCAGATATACGGAGCATTTTCCCCACCGTAAACTTTATATCCTGCAATCTGAAGTTTATTTTTCATAATTTTTGCATTTTCCATATAAAAATCAATTAAACCTCTCACTTCTTTTTTCCCTTCAAGAGAATATACAGCCTCTGCTCCTCTCTGAACTATATAACTTACTCCATTAAATTTAGTAGATTGTCTTCTATTCCAAAGAGGCCATAAGTCTATTTCCTCATTAGTTGAGCTGAATCCTTTGAGATCTTTAGGTATTACTGTATATGCACATCTTACTCCTGTAAATCCTGCATTCTTTGAAAAAGATCTAAATTCAATAGCGCAATCCTTTGCACCCTCAATCTCATATATTGAATGGGGAATATCTTTATCTTGAATAAATGCTTCATAAGCCGCATCGAAAAGAATTAAAGATTTGTTGTGAAGAGCATAGTCAACCCACTTTTTCAAGTCTTCTTTAGTGATGGTTGCTCCAGTAGGATTATTTGGAAAACAAAGATATACAATATCAACTTTCTTTTTAGGTAGTTCTGGAAGAAAGTTATTTGCCTCATTTATTGCAAGATATGTCAATCCTTGATAAGTACCATTTTCGAGAGCGTACCCAGTTCGTCCCGTCATAACATTACTATCTACATACACTGGATAAACTGGATCTGTTACAGCAATTGAATTATCTTTGCCAAGAATATCTAAAATATTGCTACTGTCACATTTCGAACCATCCGAAACAAAAATTTCCTCAGGTGAAATTTTACAGCTTCTAGAAACAAAATCATTCTCAGATATTTTTTCTCTAAGCCAAGAATAACCTTGTTCAGGTCCATAACCCCTAAAACCTTCAGTTGTTCCCATATCTTTTAAAGCTCTACCCATAGCATCTCTGCAAGCTTTTGGTAATGGTTCTGTCACGTCTCCTATACCAAGCTTAATTATGTTAGAACTATTATTTGATTGAGTATATATTTTGACCCTTTTAGCAATTTCAGGAAATAAATATCCGGCTTTGAGTTTTAAATAATTTTCGTTTACTTGAACCACTTTAGATAAAAAATTTTAACCAATATAAGGATAATGGATCAACGTGCTTTAGTGGTGATTAGATGTTAAAATTATCTTAGTTATGATTAAATCCAAGGAAAATCATGGCTATGAATTCAATTTCAAATAGTTTAAAAGTCTTCTAAAGCTTTATAGATAGCATAAACCAGTTGCTATTAACTTTAATTTAAAAAGTAAATAATACTAGCAATAAAGAATTTCTTTCTTAAAGATAAAAAAATTAATTACTTACTTTAGATGATTTTTACAATTCAAACCATTCAGAATCAAATATATGTCTCAGCAAATTATCATCGCTGAGCAGGCTCGAATTGCAGCACTACTCACAGATGATCGAGTTGATGAATTAATCGTCGCACAAGGTCAATATCAAATTGGCGATATTTTTTTAGGAACAGTTGAAAATGTTCTACCTGGGATTGATGCAGCTTTCATAAATATTGGTGAAAGTGATAAAAATGGATTCATTCACGTATCAGATCTAGGTCCATTAAGATTAAAAAAAGGAATCTTAGGAATAACTGAATTACTAGAACCAAAACAAAAAGTTCTAGTACAGGTAATGAAGGAGCCCACCGGATCTAAAGGACCTAGACTCACCGGGAGTATTTCAATACCTGGAAAGTACTTGATATTACAGCCATATGGTCAAGGAGTAAATATTTCCAGAAAAATAAATACAGAAACAGAAAGAAACCGTTTAAAAGCTCTTGGGGTTTTAATAAAACCACCTAGCACAGGTTTACTATTTAGAACAGAGGCCGAAAAGATAAAAGAAGAAATACTTATTGAAGATTTAGAAAATTTAATTCAACAATGGGATAATCTTTTAAAAGTTTCTGAGACTTCTAATCCACCAAATTTAATAAAAAGAGATGATGATTTCTCTCTTAAAATTTTAAGAGATCATATTAAATCTTCTACTAAAAGCATAATTATCGATAGTAAATTTTCAATTGATAGAGCAAAAGATTTTTTAACAACTTATGAATCTAATATAAATATTGAATTTCACGATAACGATTTAAACGAACATATTTTAGAAAAGTATGAAATAAAGAAAACAATTCAAAAAGCACTCCAACCTAGAGTAGATCTTCCTTCAGGAGGTTATATAATTATTGAACCAACTGAAGCTCTTACAGTAATTGATGTTAACTCAGGATCATTTACTAGATCGGCCAACTCAAGACAAACTGTATTGTGGACAAATTGCGAAGCAGCAGTTGAAATCTCAAGACAAATGAAATTAAGAAATATTGGTGGAGTTATTGTAGTAGATTTTATTGATATGGAATCTAGAAGAGATCAATTCCAGTTACTTGAGCATTTTACTTCAGCAATAAAAGATGATTCTGCTAGACCTCAGATAGCCCAACTTACTGAATTAGGTTTAGTTGAGTTAACCAGAAAAAGACAAGGTCAAAATATATATGAATTATTTGGCAAAAAATGTTCTGCATGCAATGGTACTGGTCATATAGAAAATCAATTGAATTATGAAATATCTAATCTAAAAATAAAAAATATTGAAGAACCTCCTAAATCAAATTTTATAAAAACTGAAGATATAGATACTTCTCAATCTACTGATAAGCAGGTAAATATAATTGAAAAGGAATTCCCTAACCCTAAGAGGCTAAATAAGGAGGATTCTTCTAATAAAAAAGAAAATGATAATGATGATTTAAAAACATTAAATTCAAAAGAAAAAAACATAATAACTGTAGATCTTACTAATGATGAAAAAATTGTTTTCAGTCAATTAGGTATTAATCCACTAATAAAATTAGGCAAAGAATATCTCACGAGCAATAATTTTGTGCGTTTAAAGGAGGTTAGTAAGGAAAAAGAAAAAAGTTTAGATAATAAAAAAACAACTGCAAAACAAGTAAAAAAAGTCTCAAAATCTAAATTAGCCGAAGATATTGAGATTAATATTGAAGCAAATGCAAATTCTAAAGATATATCAACAATAAAAAATAATGCGGATGAAGAAGTTGTATTTGTAGATAAAAAGGATGAAATTGAACTCACAGATGAAATAAACAATGCACGAAAAAAAAGAAGAAGATCCTCAGCAAATATTGAATAAAGTATCTGAAGTTGGAATAGATGAAGTTGGAAGGGGAGCAGTTTTTGGCCCAGTTTTCTCAGCAGTTGTAGTATTAACTGAAAAAAATAAACGCACTTTAAAACAATTTGGCGTGATGGATAGTAAAAAATTAACTCCAAAAAAAAGAAAATTACTTTTTCCAAAGATTTTATTACTTTCTTCAGATTATGGAATTGGGCAATCCTCAGCCAAAGAAATTGATAAGTTTGGTATCAGAGTTGCAACAGAACTCTCAATGATAAGAGCTTTAAGAAAATTAAAAGAGGAACCATCTGAACTAATAATTGATGGACCCTTATTATTAAGACCATGGAATGGAATTCAGAAAAATATAGTATCAGGAGACTCGAAATTTACCGCAATATCTGCAGCAAGCATAGTTGCAAAAGTAACTCGCGATAATCTAATGGAAAGGTTAGAAAAAAAATACACAGGATACTTAATATTTAAAAATAAAGGTTATGGGACTAAAGATCATCTTGCAATTATCAAAAAAAATGGAATAACTAATCTGCATAGGAAAAGTTTTTTAAAAAAATCAAATCTTATTTAATTCACACCAATCTAAAAAATCTTTAACTAATTGCTGTTGAACTCTTGACTTTATACCTAACAAAATCCCGTTTAATACCGAATGACCAGTAGATTCCAAAATTTTCTTTGGTACCAGCTTCAATAGAGGGGGCTGACTTACAGATACTCCTAAAAGCGCCTCTCCTTCTAATCCAATATCAGTTGCTTCTAGATTCGCCTTCAAAATAAGATTAAAGTCATCTATTATCCCTAAACCATCCAATGTACTTTCAAGAGCACTCATTTTTAAAATTCCATCTTTATTCTCTACCGCAATTAAAACAACGGGGTTAATATCTAATTGAAAAACCTTAAAACTTGTTACTGTATACTTATACCTACCTTCTCCTTCAGGTACTAATTTTTTGGAGTCCAGCATTGCTCCAACAACTCTTTCTTCTTCCAAAAGATATTTAGAAAGATATTCTTTATTACGTGTTACGGAAAGCTCCAATTTCTGTTTAGCATCAAAAGATAATAGCATTTTCTATATCCCTCCAATGCTTATTTGATCTCTTTTTTTCTTCCAATTAATCATGCGCAAACAAGTTGCATATTTAGGTCCTAAAGGGACATACGCAGAAAAAGCAGCTCATATATTATCAAAGCTTGCCAATTTTCAGACACCTATATTTGTACCATGTAATGGGTTACATTCGGTCATTAAATCTATAGCCTACAACAATTGTGATGCTGCTGTAGTTCCTATTGAGAATTCTGTAGAAGGTGGAGTAACCGCCACTCTAGATGCCCTTTGGAAATTTCCTGATATATATATAAATAAAGCAATTGTTCTACCTATAAAACATGCATTAATTAGTGATGGAGAACTTTCAATAATCTCAGAAGTATTATCTCATCCTCAAGCATTAGCTCAATGTTCAGAATGGCTATCTGAAAATCTTCCAAACGCAATCCCTCTTCCAACAAACTCAACATCAGAAGCTGTCAATATGGTAAAGGGAAGTAAATTTAGAGCAGCTATTGGTTCGAAATCATTAGTCCAAATTGAAGGTCTTAAAGAATTAGCCTTTCCCATAAATGATGTCCCAGGTAATTGCACTAGATTTGTCTTATTGAGCAAAGAATCAAATTATGATTTAGCCAATATTGCCAGTTTTGCATTCTCATTAATATCAAATAAACCTGGTGCTTTACTTAAGGCTTTAAATTATATTGCAGATTTTGGATTTAATATGAGTAAGATAGAATCTAGACCTTCTAAAAGAGAGTTAGGCGAATATATAATTTATATTGATTTAGAAATAAATAATCAAAATAATATTGAAAATCTTCTTACATTAATAAATCATTTAAAGCCCCTATGCAATAACTTTGTAAATTTTGGAAATTATTTTTCTGAAAATGTTGAATTAGATTAATTTATCCTCTACATTTATAAACTCCAAACTCCATTAAACCTGTTCTAAATGCCCAATTCATAAGAAGTATTGTTGGGATCTCTCTAATGGACTTTAATATCGCCAATGGGCCAAGAGACAAAATTGCAAAAGGTCTTCGAATCCCTTCAATAATTGAGTCGTGCCATGAAGGATTTGTATAATAATTCCAATTATCAGATATAACTCTTCCTGCACTATTTTTATTAGTTCTAAGAATATTACCGAATTCATTAATGCTAATAAAATTAGGATGTACCCACTGTTCAAGTAATTGCTGAAGAATCAAATTCTCAAAAAAAGATGGGGGGTATGCCGAGAGATCTCTTGAGTTCCAATCAGCCATTGCAAAATACCCTCCAGGCCTCAAAGTCCTCAACATTTCATCTGCAAACTTAGTTTTGTCATTCATGTGTGCGCCCGCCTCAACACTCCAAACCGCATCAAATGAACCATCTTCAAATTTTAAATCTAATGCATCCATAACTTGGAAGTTGCAAGTAATCCCAGACGGAGTAAGTTCTCTTGCTCTTTTTACTTGAGCAGGACTAATTGTAATTCCAGTAACGTTAAACCCATAATATTTTGCGAGAATCCTAGAACTGCCTCCTATTCCGCAACCTACATCAAGTATTCTGGAGCCTTTTGGCAATTTATCTAAACCACTCCACTTAACTAATTCATGTACAAAATGGACTTTAGCCTTTCTAAAATCAATATTTTGTTTTCCTGAGGGATAAAAGCCCAAATGTATATGATCACCCCACAATCTCTCAAGTAACTTATCTTGGGTCCAAGAGTCATATGCAGATGCCACTGTGCCAGAAGAAATATATTTTCTGGCATTAATTCGCCAAATGATAAATAAAGTTAAAAGGGATAAAACCAGTAAGCAAAAAGGTAGTAGTAATTCAAACATTTAATTTTCTTTAATATCAGGAAAACTTTCTTTCAAGGCTGTTCTTGCTGCAAGTTGTTTTCTAGTATGATCAAGCATTTCATATTCTCTTTGCAAACGAGCATAAGTATTTCTTTCTTCTAGAAGTCTTTGCTGTTCCTCCGCAACAGGACCTCCCAAATGAGCCCCTATCCAAAAAGATAATTCCATAGGATTATTAGGTAATTTATCGGGTAATTTTTTCCTAGTATTTGTTAATTTGCTTGTTAGGTTAATAACGTCACTAAGTGCATCTGTGACTGAATCTTTTAGAGAATCTAATGTTTGAAGGTTATCAATATTTTCATCACTAATCCAACTTACCATCGCTGAACAAAATGGAGTTGAACGTATTATTTCTAAGACTTGAAATCTTTGTTGTCCCATAGTGATAATATTACTTCTCCCATCCTCTGCAGTTTGATGTTTTATTATTTGGGCACAGCATCCAACGTTAGCCATACTTTTAGTATTTGGATCCCATTTTATAACTCCAAACATAGAATCCGTCTCTAAGACAGACTGGAGCATAATTCTATACCTCGATTCAAAAATATGCAAAGGCAATACTTCTTGAGGGAAAAGGACTACTTCTGGCAAAGGAAATAAAGGTAATTCCCTTACTGAGAGCTCTCCCATTTAAACCTCATTTATATCTATTTATATTAAACAATTTAAGTCCTTTTGGGGATTTATTAAAGTTTAACTTCTATATCTACACCACTAGGAAGATCCAACTTCATTAAAGCATCAATAGTTTTTGCGGAAGGACTATAAATATCAATAATTCTTCTATGAGTTCTTGTCTCAAAATGCTCTCTGGAGTCTTTATCAACATGAGGTGATCTTAGGACACAATAAATCTTTCTTTTCGTTGGTAAAGGTATTGGGCCTATTGCTGAAGCTGAAGTGCTATCAGCAGTTTGGATTATTTTATCGCAAGACAAATCTAGCATTCTTCTATCAAATGCTTTAAGTCTTATTCTTATTTTTTGTTGTGCAATTGATGCCGTCATAATTTAAATTAACTTCTAGTTGAGGGTCATTGATTAACAACGACCCTAAGCCATTAACTATATTAAGTCATTGAGGTTGAAATCTTAAAATTCAAATAGATTATTTGAGAATTTTAGAAACAACTCCAGCACCAATAGTACGTCCACCTTCACGGATTGCGAATCGCATACCTTGTTCGATAGCTACTGGACAAATCAATTCACCAGTCATTTTGATTCTGTCTCCTGGCATAACCATTTCAACATTAGAGCCATCGTCAGAGGTAAATGCTGTTATTTGACCTGTTACATCAGTTGTTCTGATATAAAACTGTGGTCTATATCCCGCGAAGAAAGGAGTATGTCTTCCACCCTCTTCTTTTTTAAGAACATAAACTTCTCCCTCAAACTGAGTATGAGGAGTAATGGATCCTTTCTTTACGAGTACCATACCTCTCTCAATATCTTCTTTCTGAACACCACGTAAAAGTAAACCAACATTATCGCCAGCCATACCTTCATCAAGAAGTTTTCGGAACATTTCAACTCCAGTAACAGTTGTTAGTCTTGTATCTCTTATTCCAACTATTTCGACTTCTTCTCCAACCTTAACTTTACCTCTCTCAATTCGTCCAGTAGCAACAGTTCCTCTACCCGTAATTGAGAAAACATCTTCAACTGCCATCAAGAATGGTTTATCAACTTCTCTTTCTGGTTCAGGAATACTAGCATCAACTGCTTTCATTAATTCTTCAATTTTTGATTCCCATTGAGTATCACCTTCAAGAGCTTTTAAACCGGAAACCTGAACTATAGGAATATCATCTCCAGGGAAGTCATAACTATCTAATAGTTCTCTAATTTCCATTTCAACAAGTTCAATAATTTCTTCATCATCGACCATATCGCACTTATTTAGAGCTACTACAAGAGCAGGAACTCCAACCTGTTTAGCTAGAAGAATATGCTCTTTTGTTTGGGCCATAGGGCCATCAGTAGCTGCGCAAACCAGAATAGCTCCGTCCATTTGGGCGGCCCCTGTAATCATGTTTTTTACATAATCAGCGTGTCCAGGGCAATCAACATGAGCATAGTGTCTGCCTTCAGTCTCATATTCAACGTGAGCTGTATTAATAGTAATGCCACGCTCTCTTTCCTCAGGAGCACCATCAATGTCTCCATAGTCTTGAGCTTGAGCTTGACCTTTTTTTGCTAGTACATTTGTAATAGCAGCAGTAAGTGTTGTTTTCCCATGATCAACATGGCCAATAGTACCTATGTTGACATGTGGTTTGTTTCTTTCGAACTTCTCGCGAGCCATTTTGAATTAAAGAATCGAGGGTTTAATAGTGTTTTTGTTTAGAGATCAGGAGTTGCCCTGATTCTTGGAAATGATAGCTTCAGCAACATTACGAGGAACTTCCTCATAATTTGCGAACTCCATTGAAAATATACCCCGACCTTGAGTCATTGATCGGAGTTGAGTGGCATAACCGAACATTTCGGCTAAGGGCACTTTGGCCTGTACCTTAGACAATCCATCATCAACAGACTGTCCTTCTACTTGACCTCTTCTAGAAGAGAGATCACCAATTACAGATCCAAGAAAGTCGTCAGGACTTTCGACCTCAACTTTCATCATAGGCTCTAACAGGACAGGATTGCATTTTTTAACCCCATCTTTAAAAGCCATAGAACCTGCAATTTTGAAGGCCATTTCAGATGAGTCTACATCGTGGAATGAACCATCGACTAGTGTTACTTTTACATCAATTAGTGGATAACCAGCAAGAACACCAGATTCACAGGTTTCTTTCATTCCATTAGAGGCAGGGCCAATGTACTCTTTAGGTACAGCTCCACCAACAATTTTGTTGACAAATTCAAAACCTTTACCAACTTCAGCAGGTTCCATTTCAATTATTACATGACCATATTGACCTTTTCCTCCTGTTTGTCTTGCATATTTGCCTTCACCTTTGGAACTAGACCTAATGGTTTCT encodes:
- the rpsJ gene encoding 30S ribosomal protein S10, with product MTASIAQQKIRIRLKAFDRRMLDLSCDKIIQTADSTSASAIGPIPLPTKRKIYCVLRSPHVDKDSREHFETRTHRRIIDIYSPSAKTIDALMKLDLPSGVDIEVKL
- a CDS encoding DUF1997 domain-containing protein yields the protein MLLSFDAKQKLELSVTRNKEYLSKYLLEEERVVGAMLDSKKLVPEGEGRYKYTVTSFKVFQLDINPVVLIAVENKDGILKMSALESTLDGLGIIDDFNLILKANLEATDIGLEGEALLGVSVSQPPLLKLVPKKILESTGHSVLNGILLGIKSRVQQQLVKDFLDWCELNKI
- a CDS encoding photosystem II high light acclimation radical SAM protein, with amino-acid sequence MDFNFGFKKLNKKNFRRKQYGKILTVRLPCNPIFPIGPIYLADHIHKCFPNIEQQFLDLAIIPSNKVSKLLTRKIDQFRPHLIIFSWRDIQIYAPVDGRSGNPLQNSFEVFYSKNILKKIRGSWGGLKLIASHYGEIYRNTSLVKNGLKRAQKYNKDVKVILGGGAVSVFYEQLGNLLPKGTVISVGEGENLIEKIIKNDSIEEERCYLAGQKPRNKLIHEQPSETIKTACNYKYIESIWPEFNWYIEGGDYYVGVQTKRGCPHNCCFCVYTVVEGKQVRVNNVDEVIKEMKQLYDLGVRGFWFTDAQFIPTKKHIKDAKILLQAIKNQGWNDINWAAYIRADNIDADLAQLMVDTGMSYFEIGITSGSQELVRKMRLAYDLETVLKNCRMLVKSGFKNHVSVNYSFNVFDETPSTIRQTIAYHRELENIFGKGLVDPAIFFIGLQPHTLLEKYALDNKILKPNYNPMSMMPWTARKLLWNPGSLGEKLGQVCLEAFDNKEDEFGKTVINILEREYGKSSLKESLKVRPLSERKLAHSK
- a CDS encoding Rne/Rng family ribonuclease; translation: MSQQIIIAEQARIAALLTDDRVDELIVAQGQYQIGDIFLGTVENVLPGIDAAFINIGESDKNGFIHVSDLGPLRLKKGILGITELLEPKQKVLVQVMKEPTGSKGPRLTGSISIPGKYLILQPYGQGVNISRKINTETERNRLKALGVLIKPPSTGLLFRTEAEKIKEEILIEDLENLIQQWDNLLKVSETSNPPNLIKRDDDFSLKILRDHIKSSTKSIIIDSKFSIDRAKDFLTTYESNINIEFHDNDLNEHILEKYEIKKTIQKALQPRVDLPSGGYIIIEPTEALTVIDVNSGSFTRSANSRQTVLWTNCEAAVEISRQMKLRNIGGVIVVDFIDMESRRDQFQLLEHFTSAIKDDSARPQIAQLTELGLVELTRKRQGQNIYELFGKKCSACNGTGHIENQLNYEISNLKIKNIEEPPKSNFIKTEDIDTSQSTDKQVNIIEKEFPNPKRLNKEDSSNKKENDNDDLKTLNSKEKNIITVDLTNDEKIVFSQLGINPLIKLGKEYLTSNNFVRLKEVSKEKEKSLDNKKTTAKQVKKVSKSKLAEDIEINIEANANSKDISTIKNNADEEVVFVDKKDEIELTDEINNARKKRRRSSANIE
- a CDS encoding ribonuclease HII, which gives rise to MHEKKEEDPQQILNKVSEVGIDEVGRGAVFGPVFSAVVVLTEKNKRTLKQFGVMDSKKLTPKKRKLLFPKILLLSSDYGIGQSSAKEIDKFGIRVATELSMIRALRKLKEEPSELIIDGPLLLRPWNGIQKNIVSGDSKFTAISAASIVAKVTRDNLMERLEKKYTGYLIFKNKGYGTKDHLAIIKKNGITNLHRKSFLKKSNLI
- the clpS gene encoding ATP-dependent Clp protease adapter ClpS produces the protein MLSIKLEQSLSNNSAVIEKKPAELKNKSPKYKVLLHNDPVNSMEYVTISLREVVPQLSEQDAISIMLEAHNTGIGLVIVCDLEPAEFYSESLKSKGISSSIEKED
- the pheA gene encoding prephenate dehydratase; this encodes MRKQVAYLGPKGTYAEKAAHILSKLANFQTPIFVPCNGLHSVIKSIAYNNCDAAVVPIENSVEGGVTATLDALWKFPDIYINKAIVLPIKHALISDGELSIISEVLSHPQALAQCSEWLSENLPNAIPLPTNSTSEAVNMVKGSKFRAAIGSKSLVQIEGLKELAFPINDVPGNCTRFVLLSKESNYDLANIASFAFSLISNKPGALLKALNYIADFGFNMSKIESRPSKRELGEYIIYIDLEINNQNNIENLLTLINHLKPLCNNFVNFGNYFSENVELD
- a CDS encoding methyltransferase domain-containing protein, translating into MFELLLPFCLLVLSLLTLFIIWRINARKYISSGTVASAYDSWTQDKLLERLWGDHIHLGFYPSGKQNIDFRKAKVHFVHELVKWSGLDKLPKGSRILDVGCGIGGSSRILAKYYGFNVTGITISPAQVKRARELTPSGITCNFQVMDALDLKFEDGSFDAVWSVEAGAHMNDKTKFADEMLRTLRPGGYFAMADWNSRDLSAYPPSFFENLILQQLLEQWVHPNFISINEFGNILRTNKNSAGRVISDNWNYYTNPSWHDSIIEGIRRPFAILSLGPLAILKSIREIPTILLMNWAFRTGLMEFGVYKCRG
- the tuf gene encoding elongation factor Tu → MAREKFERNKPHVNIGTIGHVDHGKTTLTAAITNVLAKKGQAQAQDYGDIDGAPEERERGITINTAHVEYETEGRHYAHVDCPGHADYVKNMITGAAQMDGAILVCAATDGPMAQTKEHILLAKQVGVPALVVALNKCDMVDDEEIIELVEMEIRELLDSYDFPGDDIPIVQVSGLKALEGDTQWESKIEELMKAVDASIPEPEREVDKPFLMAVEDVFSITGRGTVATGRIERGKVKVGEEVEIVGIRDTRLTTVTGVEMFRKLLDEGMAGDNVGLLLRGVQKEDIERGMVLVKKGSITPHTQFEGEVYVLKKEEGGRHTPFFAGYRPQFYIRTTDVTGQITAFTSDDGSNVEMVMPGDRIKMTGELICPVAIEQGMRFAIREGGRTIGAGVVSKILK
- a CDS encoding LON peptidase substrate-binding domain-containing protein; translation: MGELSVRELPLFPLPEVVLFPQEVLPLHIFESRYRIMLQSVLETDSMFGVIKWDPNTKSMANVGCCAQIIKHQTAEDGRSNIITMGQQRFQVLEIIRSTPFCSAMVSWISDENIDNLQTLDSLKDSVTDALSDVINLTSKLTNTRKKLPDKLPNNPMELSFWIGAHLGGPVAEEQQRLLEERNTYARLQREYEMLDHTRKQLAARTALKESFPDIKEN
- a CDS encoding LL-diaminopimelate aminotransferase; translated protein: MVQVNENYLKLKAGYLFPEIAKRVKIYTQSNNSSNIIKLGIGDVTEPLPKACRDAMGRALKDMGTTEGFRGYGPEQGYSWLREKISENDFVSRSCKISPEEIFVSDGSKCDSSNILDILGKDNSIAVTDPVYPVYVDSNVMTGRTGYALENGTYQGLTYLAINEANNFLPELPKKKVDIVYLCFPNNPTGATITKEDLKKWVDYALHNKSLILFDAAYEAFIQDKDIPHSIYEIEGAKDCAIEFRSFSKNAGFTGVRCAYTVIPKDLKGFSSTNEEIDLWPLWNRRQSTKFNGVSYIVQRGAEAVYSLEGKKEVRGLIDFYMENAKIMKNKLQIAGYKVYGGENAPYIWIKVPDQMTSWDFFDFLLQKVSVVGTPGSGFGLSGEGYFRLSAFNSRSNVMAAMERIINI